The Alkalihalophilus pseudofirmus nucleotide sequence ATAAAGCGGCCCAAGCGGCAGATGCGATCCTACAGCAAGCCCTTTCCAAATCAGATCAATCGCTCCTAGCTGTACAAGCAAGAACCCGTAGAAGAACATTAAGTGAATAATTCCGCTCTTCTTATCTTTCATTAACTTCTTTTGTCCGAATACGTTTACCCAAACGGATTCGAGCCTCTCTTTCATCGAGTGATCAAATTCTGCTTTTTTACCAAGCTTGATATACTCGACACGTGTCATAACAAGAGTAGCGAATAAGTAGACTGCATATCCTGTTACGAGTAGAAAGGCGGCAAGATTAACCCATGTTAACGCTTCCATCACAAACGTCCCCCTTTTCGACCTAGCTAGTATGTGAGAGTTCTTCTTAAGCTGCTACGTCAAATTTGAATGTTTTGAAAATAATAAATTATTACGGTCATTATAGCATAAATTTCAATGAATGAGCATTCAGTCGACGAAAAAGATGAAAAATTTTTTTCAATTGATTGGAAACGCTTGTTTTATCTAGGTTTTTGCTCGTATTTGAATACAACACTCTCATCATATTACGCTTAATGAATGGGTATGCTACAAAAGAATGTCACCTGAAGGGAGGTCATCAGATGAACTGGTTATGGATTGCACTGTTAATTTTTATTGTACTCTTTACATGGCTGCGCCTCGATTTTGTAGCGGGACAGAAAAAACAGCGTCGTGAAGCGACTAGGCATGATCAAATCACTCGTCATAGTGATGTAAGCTTTTTAGGCAACGGAGATGAATTTTTTGAAGCTCTTTTTGCCGATCTCAATCAAGCCGAACATCATATCCACCTTTTGTTCTATATCTTTAAAGAAGATCACATCGGACAAAAAGCATTGAAAATTTTAGAGGATAAAGCCAAAGAAGGTGTAACCGTTCGTCTCCTTGTGGATCGTTTCGGGTGTAAGCTCTCACGAAAAACTATAAAACAACTTAAAAAAATTGGTGTTAGATTTGCTTTTTCTCACCCTGTCAGCTTCCCCTTTATTTTCTTTACCTTAAATAGAAGAAACCATCGTAAGCTCGTTATTGTTGATGGACGTGTCGGCTATATTGGCGGTTTTAATGTAGGTGATGAATATTTAGGACGCGACCCTAAGTTTGGTCCCTGGCGTGATTTTCATCTTCGCTTAGTCGGAGACGGCGTACAGGATTTACAAGAGCAGTTTTTAGAGGACTGGCAGACAGCAAAGCAAAAGTTCGTGAAAGAAGAGGAGCTTTATCCATATCTGCGCAAGGGACCGCACCCGCTGAGAATATTACCGACAGACGGAAGTTATTTAGAACAAACGTTTATTTCATTAATTGGCCAGGCAAAAGAATCAATCACGATCGGAACACCATACTATATCCCAGGACAGCCCCTGCAGCAAGCTTTAATAGAAGCGGCTAAAAGAGGTGTGGATGTCCGGTTGATCCTTCCGAAAAAAGGTGACCATCCTTTTGTGAAAGAGGCCGCTTTTCCTTACTTTAAGGATCTGCTCGAAGCTGGTATTCACGTTTATCAATATTACCGAGGCTTCTTTCATGCAAAAGCGATTGTGATTGATACACAAATGGCTGATGTCGGCACAGCGAATTTTGATAAGCGCAGTTTTCATATTAACCATGAAATTAACTGCCTCTTATACGATGAAGACATGGTGCGTGTCGTTTTGGATGAACTTGAACATGATATTTATATTGCGCAAAGAATGACGATAGAGAGCTGGAAATCTCGTCCGCTTATTCAGCGTGGAAAAGAAAAATTTGCAACGCTGATCTCAGGGCTGCTTTGACGAGGTGGATATATAAGACTCAACCTTGAAGCAATTTCAGGGGATGATCTTTTAAAAAGATGGAGAGATATCTCCATACAGTGGTTGCTGCGGGAGACCTACCAGCTACACTGAAAAGTCCTACCTGCCACAGTGGTTGATCTCCGCTGCAGGTACTCGCTATCCGCGGGCGGTCCGGAAGCCTCCTCGTCGCTCGCGCTCCTGCGGGGTCTTCCTGGTCACGCAGATCCCGCTGGAGTCTCGCATACCTTCCGCTCCAATCAACGGTTCGAGAATGGAGTTTAGTCGCTCCATCATTGAAAGTGGCTGTTCTGAAACCTGATCAAATGAGGCGGTGGATAACAGCAATGATATATTGAAATGAAATGAACTGAACTGAACTGAAATGAACTGAACTGAAATGAACAACACCTATCTCATTCCACTAGATACCTCAACTAAGCAATAACCTAGCGGATGAAAAATGCGTTGACTCCTAGAGCAGGACTGAGATCCCAAAGGGCTAAAGCCCGAGGAAGCTCACTAGCCACCGAAAGCGAAGTATATTTTAGGAGCGCCGCAAACACTATGTTCAAATTAATTTCATTCATTTGTAACCTTTTATCTAGCTCTCTTTTAACCTTAGAGTCCCTCATCTTCAAAGCGGTTGATATCTAATTTATGCCCCATGACAACAAGCATATCCCCTTTATGAATTAAATCGTCAGGCATCGGAGAAATATTCATATCCTCTCCCCGTTTCATGGCAAGGATCGTTACCCCGTATTTGGCACGAACGTTTAAGTCTACAAGCGTTTTTTGATCAACCTTCCCTGTCGCTCGAAGTTCGACAATACTGTACTCATCAGATAAATCAATGAAATCAATAACTTTTTCTGACGCTAAATTATGAGCAATCCGGCGGCCCATATCTGACTCTGGATGAACAACAAGGTCGGCACCGATTTTCTCCAATACTTTATGATGATAAACATTTTGTGCCTTTACCCACACGGTAGGGACGTTCATTTCTTTAAGCACTAATGTCGTTAGGATACTTGCTTGAATATTATCTCCAATAGCGACAACAACATTTTCAAAATTTCCGATACCAATTTGCTTCATCGCATTTTCATCAGTCGTATCTACCTGCATTGCATGGGTAGAAAACGCAACATATTCGCTCACCTTGTCCTCATCTTTATCAATGGCAAGTACTTCATGGCCCATTTCGTAAAGCTCCTTACAGACACTCCCGCCAAACCGGCCTAAACCAATTACAGCAAATTGTTTTTTTGATTTTGCCATCTATAACACTCCTTATAAAATAGAAAAAACCATCACTAAGAAATGGCCTGTTTTCTTAGAGTAAATTTACTCCTGTTACATCCCATTGTCAACCACTCTCTTTAGCAGAAAATGTAAATCGCCTCTTATACGTTTTAAGTGTTTTGGAAAACTTTTAGAAGAAGTAAAAGGAGGTAGTACTTGTGGCTGAACACCTAGAAATTATTATCCGAACATTAATCGCATTTACATCCTTATTCCTTGGAGCCAAATTACTCGGAAAGCAGACCATTTCACAAATGACGACCTTTGATTTTATTGCAACTATTACTCTCGGGTCCATTACTGCTAACCTTGCTTTTAATATCAGTATACCGATGCACAGCGTATGGATTTCTTTTGTGATGTTTGTGTTGATTATTTATATTGTAGAGTATACAGCCATGAAGAACCGAAAAGCGCGTAAGTTTTTTGCAGGTGACCCTACTGTGATTATTGAAAATGGGAAGCTGCTTGAGGGGAATATGAGAAAGATGCATTATACATTAGATTATATGAATCCACACCTGCGTGAAATTAATATTTTCGATGTAGGTGAAGTGCTTGTTGCTATGGTCGAGCCAAATGGTACATTAACTGCTCTAAAAAAACAGGAGTTTCGTGAGGTGACAAAAGGAGACTTGAATTTGATTAGTCAGCCTGAAAAGCATATCGTACCAATCGAATTAATGATGGACGGAGTGGTCATTACTCACAATCTCCAAGAAAATAACATTGAAGAACAGTGGCTTATGGACCAGCTAGAGAAACGAGGAGTGTTAAAAAAGGACGTTATGTATGCTGTTTTAGCACCAAATGGAAAGCTCTATATTGATACGTATCATGACTTTATCCCGCAACCGATCGATAAAGAATGAGCGAAGGCATCTTATAAGATCTGCCTCCGCAACATCCACTCTCGTATTGCTTGATTGCATTCATCCTGACGCTTAGTTGGTACTTGGTGAGCAACACCTGTCACATAAACCACTTCCACGTCATGAGCTCTTTTCACAAAATCGTACATATAGTTATGCATGATGAGATCACGGCTTCCATATAGCAAAAGCAGCGGCATCTTTAATTGATTAAGACGTCCAATCGACTGGTATTCATAGCCGAGCCTGTACGTTTCTGATAGAAGATCTGGATTCACTTCCTTAATCACAGTCTGCATTTCTTTGGCATGCTCTTTATTCTTAAAGTGCGCATGCGGCAAAACATAGCTGATCACATTCATCCATTTCTTTTTGGCAGCCCACATCCCAAGCTTAAACTCCTTGTCTAAAAAAAAGCTTGTTACTTCCGGAAATCCTCCAATCAAAGCAACTCCCGCTGTAATGTCTGGATACTTCAAGGCAAACTCTTGAGCAATGGACCCGCCGTTTGAATAACCAATGATAATGGCTTTTTTTGCACGCATTTTTTTCAATACCGCTCTGATGCATTCGGCTGACTCTTCAATTGAAAAAGCTTTAGCAGCTCCTTTTGTGCTATGGCCATTTCCAGGAAGATCGACCACAACGACTTTCCCTACATCAGATAAAGCATATTGATATCGAAAAGTAAGGTGTGACATGGCAGGAGGATGAATAAACACTATAGGAGTGCCGCCTCCACGCACTTCATAAAAGATCTTGATGCCTTGATACGATACGAACGCCATGCCATCCCTACCTCCTACTTCATAATCATCGGCCAAACTGCTTCATATAACTTATACCCCAAATATATACCGACAATCCCCATAATTCCCGGTAATGCTGGCGGTGCTGGAATTGGCAGTTTAACAAGTGCAAAAACGAACCCTACGATAAGTCCTGCTAAAATAGCGAGTAAAATTTCCTGCATGATGTCATCCTTCTTTCTGAGATGTCTCTCTTACTTTGTGTGTTTACGACTAGATTATGCCTTTAAATAAAGACTTCAATAAAAAACCAAATAATTAATACAGCTTGAACGAGTGCTTTGGCTACAGTTCCGCTTAGAAAAGCAAATAAAGAGGCTATTGCCACAAGTACAGCTTGTCTTGCATCCTTTGTTGCGATGAACTCAGCAATGAAGACTAGAGCAAAAGGTACGAGAATAATACCGAATGGCGGCATGATAAAAGAGCCGACAATCACCCCTACAGCAGCCATCCGCTCACTCCATTTTGACCCTCCGTATTTCTTCACAAAAAACTGACTGGCAATTAGGTCAGCAGCAAACAGTAACACAGTCAAAACGCCAGCCCCAATCCAAAACCAAACCGAAAGAGCCGCACCATCGATGAAGAAAATATAAAGGATAAACCCTGCCCATAAGACGAGGACAGAAGGAACGATCGGAAATAATAATCCAACAAAGCTTAAGATAAATAGAGCTACTATCAATATCCATATAACAGCTTCCATGATATTCTCCCTTCTTCGGACATGAAAAGAAGCCTGATTTAAGGCTTCCTGTTCACTTTCTATTCTAAAATTGTGTTAAGCTCCGATAAAATGTGTTGTCGATCTGATTCTTTTTCAATAGCAGCTGCTAGCTTGTGAGCTTGAGCAAGATGTGCTTTTGCATATTCCGTCTCGCCGAGTAACTGATAGGCACGAGCAAGTGCTTCTGCTACCAAGGCTGCATCATAGCCGCTTAGCATATACTTTTCGGCGATACGTTTATTTGCCTCAGCGTGTCTAAGAGCCTCTTCACCCGAGCCAAGGGTAGCGTATACACGTGAGGTCAGCCACTCTCCACGTGACCAATTGATGTAATTTCCTGTAAGCCGCCAGTGGTAACTCGAAGCCTGCGCAGAATGAATCATCTCAAGATCCTCATCTTCTGTACGGTGTTGCTTATTAATGAGCTTCCGCGTTTGGTTCAACAAGTTAACGGCTAGTTCCCTATGCTGTTCTTTTGTAATATTCATACTTATCCCTCCAACCATCTTTTTAGCTTCATTCATGTGTTTGATGTGCTGGATACAAATGCCCCGTATTCATACTTTATTTATTAAAAAGCTCCCTTTCAAGGGAAAAGGGAGCTCTCAGGTATTACATCTTTTCTGGTGCTGACACGCCTACAAGTGATAGAGCGTTTTGAATCGTAATTTGTGTTGCTTTCATTAAAGCAAGACGTGCCTTACTCTTATCTTGATCTTCTGCATCAATTACACGCTCTGCATTGTAGAAGCTGTGAAGTGCAGATGCTAAGTCATGTGCATAATTTGTGATACGGTGCGGCATTTTCTTTTCTGCAGCTTCTGCAACAACTGCCGGGAAATCACCGATTGCTTTTAGAAGATCGTATTCTTTTTCAGTCGATACTGCTGAAAGGTCCGTATTCTCATCATACGCCAGGCCAAGCTCTTCGCCTTGACGAAGCATGCTGCATACACGAGCGTGAGCATATTGCACATAGAATACTGGGTTCTCATTTGATTTAGATACAGCAAGGTCCATATCAAAATCAAGCTGAGAATCTGCACTACGCATTGCAAAGAAGTAACGAACCGCATCAATGCCTACTTCCTCCATTAGATCACGAAGGGTTACAGCCTTACCTGTACGCTTACTCATCTTCACTTTCTCTCCGCCTTGATACAAGCTCACCATTTGAATGATCTGCACTTCAAACTGCTCAGGAGAATATCCAAGCGCTTGGATTGCCGCTCTCATACGAGGGATGTAGCCGTGATGGTCCGCGCCCCAAATGTTAATCAGCTTATCAAAGCCGCGCTGCATTTTATCCTGGTGATACGCAATATCAGGAGTTAAATATGTGTATGTGCCGTCATTTTTGATTAATACACGATCTTTATCATCGCCGTATGTTGTTGTACGGAACCAAGTTGCCCCGTCCTGCTCATAGGTCTCCCCTTTTTCATCAAGCGTTTCAAGTACTTCAATGACTTTATTTGACTCATAAAGACTTGTTTCAGAGAACCAGTGATCAAATTCAACACGGAACTCTCTTAAATCTGATTTGATTTTATCAAGCTCTTTTTGCAAGCCGTATTGACGGAAAAATTCACGACGCTCAGATTCTGAGACGTTTACATATTTGTCGCCATGCTCTTCAGCAAGTGCTTTACCGAACTCGACAATATCTTGCCCGCGGTACCCTTCCTCAGGCATCTCTTTATCTTGACCTAAAGCTTGGAAATAGCGAGCTTCCAGTGACAGCGCAAGGTTATTAATTTGATTTCCAGCATCATTAATATAGTATTCACGCTCTACATCATAGCCAGCTTTGCTTAACACGTTACACAACGCATCACCAACTGCCGCACCGCGCGCATGGCCTAAGTGCAGGCTTCCTGTTGGATTTGCTGAAACGAACTCGACCTGGATCTTCTCACCATTGCCAACATTCGTTTCACCGTATGCTTCTTTTGCAGATAAAACAGCTGGAACAATCTCACGAAGGTAGCTTTTGTTCATGAAAAAGTTAATGAACCCTGGTCCTGCAATATCTATTTTTTCAATTGATGCTTTTTCTTTATCAAGCTGAGACGTGAGCTCTTCTGCAATTTGACGCGGCGCTTTCTTTGCCACACGCGCTAGCTGCATCGCCATATTTGTTGCATAATCTCCGTGCGCTTTATCTTTTGGAGCTTCAAGAACTACTTCAGGAAGCACATCTTCTGTTGCAAGCCCTGCTGAAATCACGGCTGCTTTTATTTCTTCTTTTAACTTTTGCTTCATTTGTTCAACACTGTTCATCTTTTAATGATCCTCCTCTAATGTCAATCGTACTTCATGCTGCCCTGCATCTTGTCCCTGTAATAAAAATCGGTACTTGATGTGGATCTTACCGCGCTGTTTCCGCGTCGGCCATGTCACTAGTACTTTATCTGTCACTGCCTTCGTTTCCCACGACGCATCTGGTGTTACATACCGGCCAAGTGATTCCTCGCCTGATATAAACGCTTGACGCATCAGCACAGTCCCTTGCCTGATCAGCATCAGCTCACGTCCATCCCATTTCATCGTCGTCTGAACAGATTCTGTTTCTGTTAATGCCTCTTCAAAACGCAGATAATCTTGATTCCCTTTATGATACAGCTCACCTCGTGTGGTGAACTCATAGGAATCAGTATGATCATCATGCTGAATTTTATTGTGGAAGATCATCTTTACCGTTCTCTTCGTTGGTTTATTCATTCAGTCGCACACCTTTCTACAAGTGCGGGGTTTAGACAAGTCTAAACAACCATTCTTCTATTGTTCAAGTTTAGCGATTTTAAGGCTTCGTTGCAAGGCTCTGTTCTGTGTCGATTTTTGCTGGCGAT carries:
- the cls gene encoding cardiolipin synthase, with protein sequence MNWLWIALLIFIVLFTWLRLDFVAGQKKQRREATRHDQITRHSDVSFLGNGDEFFEALFADLNQAEHHIHLLFYIFKEDHIGQKALKILEDKAKEGVTVRLLVDRFGCKLSRKTIKQLKKIGVRFAFSHPVSFPFIFFTLNRRNHRKLVIVDGRVGYIGGFNVGDEYLGRDPKFGPWRDFHLRLVGDGVQDLQEQFLEDWQTAKQKFVKEEELYPYLRKGPHPLRILPTDGSYLEQTFISLIGQAKESITIGTPYYIPGQPLQQALIEAAKRGVDVRLILPKKGDHPFVKEAAFPYFKDLLEAGIHVYQYYRGFFHAKAIVIDTQMADVGTANFDKRSFHINHEINCLLYDEDMVRVVLDELEHDIYIAQRMTIESWKSRPLIQRGKEKFATLISGLL
- a CDS encoding potassium channel family protein; this encodes MAKSKKQFAVIGLGRFGGSVCKELYEMGHEVLAIDKDEDKVSEYVAFSTHAMQVDTTDENAMKQIGIGNFENVVVAIGDNIQASILTTLVLKEMNVPTVWVKAQNVYHHKVLEKIGADLVVHPESDMGRRIAHNLASEKVIDFIDLSDEYSIVELRATGKVDQKTLVDLNVRAKYGVTILAMKRGEDMNISPMPDDLIHKGDMLVVMGHKLDINRFEDEGL
- a CDS encoding DUF421 domain-containing protein, with the translated sequence MAEHLEIIIRTLIAFTSLFLGAKLLGKQTISQMTTFDFIATITLGSITANLAFNISIPMHSVWISFVMFVLIIYIVEYTAMKNRKARKFFAGDPTVIIENGKLLEGNMRKMHYTLDYMNPHLREINIFDVGEVLVAMVEPNGTLTALKKQEFREVTKGDLNLISQPEKHIVPIELMMDGVVITHNLQENNIEEQWLMDQLEKRGVLKKDVMYAVLAPNGKLYIDTYHDFIPQPIDKE
- a CDS encoding alpha/beta fold hydrolase, encoding MAFVSYQGIKIFYEVRGGGTPIVFIHPPAMSHLTFRYQYALSDVGKVVVVDLPGNGHSTKGAAKAFSIEESAECIRAVLKKMRAKKAIIIGYSNGGSIAQEFALKYPDITAGVALIGGFPEVTSFFLDKEFKLGMWAAKKKWMNVISYVLPHAHFKNKEHAKEMQTVIKEVNPDLLSETYRLGYEYQSIGRLNQLKMPLLLLYGSRDLIMHNYMYDFVKRAHDVEVVYVTGVAHQVPTKRQDECNQAIREWMLRRQIL
- a CDS encoding XapX domain-containing protein, yielding MQEILLAILAGLIVGFVFALVKLPIPAPPALPGIMGIVGIYLGYKLYEAVWPMIMK
- a CDS encoding DUF456 domain-containing protein; translated protein: MEAVIWILIVALFILSFVGLLFPIVPSVLVLWAGFILYIFFIDGAALSVWFWIGAGVLTVLLFAADLIASQFFVKKYGGSKWSERMAAVGVIVGSFIMPPFGIILVPFALVFIAEFIATKDARQAVLVAIASLFAFLSGTVAKALVQAVLIIWFFIEVFI
- the argS gene encoding arginine--tRNA ligase, whose protein sequence is MNSVEQMKQKLKEEIKAAVISAGLATEDVLPEVVLEAPKDKAHGDYATNMAMQLARVAKKAPRQIAEELTSQLDKEKASIEKIDIAGPGFINFFMNKSYLREIVPAVLSAKEAYGETNVGNGEKIQVEFVSANPTGSLHLGHARGAAVGDALCNVLSKAGYDVEREYYINDAGNQINNLALSLEARYFQALGQDKEMPEEGYRGQDIVEFGKALAEEHGDKYVNVSESERREFFRQYGLQKELDKIKSDLREFRVEFDHWFSETSLYESNKVIEVLETLDEKGETYEQDGATWFRTTTYGDDKDRVLIKNDGTYTYLTPDIAYHQDKMQRGFDKLINIWGADHHGYIPRMRAAIQALGYSPEQFEVQIIQMVSLYQGGEKVKMSKRTGKAVTLRDLMEEVGIDAVRYFFAMRSADSQLDFDMDLAVSKSNENPVFYVQYAHARVCSMLRQGEELGLAYDENTDLSAVSTEKEYDLLKAIGDFPAVVAEAAEKKMPHRITNYAHDLASALHSFYNAERVIDAEDQDKSKARLALMKATQITIQNALSLVGVSAPEKM
- a CDS encoding DUF1934 domain-containing protein: MNKPTKRTVKMIFHNKIQHDDHTDSYEFTTRGELYHKGNQDYLRFEEALTETESVQTTMKWDGRELMLIRQGTVLMRQAFISGEESLGRYVTPDASWETKAVTDKVLVTWPTRKQRGKIHIKYRFLLQGQDAGQHEVRLTLEEDH